A single window of Anopheles moucheti chromosome 2, idAnoMoucSN_F20_07, whole genome shotgun sequence DNA harbors:
- the LOC128310502 gene encoding uncharacterized protein LOC128310502 → METEEIIKLVDGIYKNILEKFNPGARQLISAGKAYLKALHGASTASNVFNEALAKIAVNAQQGGTIDIGSALMNIVGVYKEIQDQHMNILKAFYVDLLVPLETNLEKDTKVVQFEQKKFLQQHKMRSDSYSKAAATMKKYRKKNSKNTPKEAEKEIKSIQAFEEEKHKLDQFCEQSLKNAMTQERRRYGFVLERQCSLAKHWMAYHHSGHMIIEKSLDNWNDVAATREFLPPNVENMFTAKQALRDVEDDDDDDRESIASQLRKTRSIDASCLDMRSLADVANSTLQMPRAKSEFNLNNNTGTLLGGHHHHHHHHGMMMMGGGGGGGAAAGSMVGGGSNGKPDISHWERPTVKALYAYLSSGENQLSFLEGDRIALVGDRAKGWQFGENLRTQKFGWFPIAYTETERDDKESISEWVKAPPSDIELDHTPDTSLESTLVDDSLTKMSGSYHGGEDASPTRMFGDTIQYRQSKQFRRLSRGEKPPKPGPPPQLPAPVPTPVVPNSYNGGKQQRHDGASGSGGSGGIPQSNSFSSAGVPPMTSDKRKSGSATMNFSKPPSSSNPKQKRQSNGMASASLHSSNDSGFSNEPQPQPEADLYSDEEPVNRVPIRSARSEKNLLNDQSTMTRQGGRDSSVPSPRYHDEDDIYGTIVPPRPRHQSQMMMRQANSYGNIAESNSGTLEYGYRSRNRMSSENHPNQSDSQKIKRTKSFWKFSKSEDHILEGMAMWKHNDIIPTGREKREMEKKEATLKRNMRKKEQIEKQKQKEMIAAKAEEEQQQQQQQQQRRKDNSRGNANGMLDTESNTSTLVRSNNRESRERDRDLREPARERPHSIALMPEQEKFPITKSDIDKRISKIDQEFHQQQKKASRGGQDEERGGGRTGRDRSGGDRKQSKGGGKNDTNNNNRHSYAGEHLHRQHQEQELYGEAPMGGKQGKQDKYRTTERETNKNRNNDALNKYYQDQTFDDFSIIPADSIMMQDTSFYDDDGMMDDMMLMKTVRRKEILKQYYSSGTDTERNSSSSDPYDCIVVDDHLVAKSGRKANGADGSMMRMMTDRRGDKKDRGMSDDKMAFSTFRGGVSGGNGGRGQLDDDDDDTMMASMTLDDELMEEEQQQQQQQQQQSRQQQTRDRRTKSSKGNLAESKYESEQESRISAKMQNNGQQQHQQQQHQQQHQQKRKSTKSIASDGKAYGPWYDLWGADSSVHNQKL, encoded by the exons CTGAAAGCATTCTACGTCGATCTGCTGGTGCCGCTGGAAACGAATCTCGAGAAAGACACGAAGGTGGTACAGTTCGAGCAAAAGAAGTTTCTCCAGCAGCACAAGATGCGCTCGGACAGCTACAGCAAGGCGGCCGCTACGATGAAGAAGTACCGTAAGAAGAACTCGAAAAACACCCCCAAGGAGGCGGAGAAGGAAATCAAGAGCATCCAGGCGTTCGAGGAGGAAAAGCATAAGCTGGACCAGTTCTGCGAGCAGAGCCTGAAGAACGCAATGACACAGGAACGGCGCCGGTACGGGTTCGTGCTCGAGCGCCAGTGCTCGCTGGCGAAGCACTGGATGGCGTACCATCACTCCGGCCACATGATCATCGAGAAGTCGCTGGACAACTGGAACGATGTGGCGGCGACACGCGAATTTTTGCCCCCGAACGTGGAAAACATGTTCACCGCGAAGCAGGCGTTGCGCGACGTCgaggatgacgatgacgatgatcggGAATCGATCGCGTCCCAGCTGCGCAAGACACGTTCGATCGATGCCTCCTGTCTCGATATGCGCTCGCTGGCGGACGTCGCCAACAGCACGCTCCAGATGCCGCGGGCCAAGTCGGAGTTTAATCTGAACAACAACACCGGCACACTGCTGGGTggtcaccatcaccatcaccaccatcacgggatgatgatgatgggcggtggtggtggtggtggtgctgctgcgggTAGTATGGTGGGGGGTGGCAGTAACGGCAAACCGGACATTTCGCACTGGGAGCGGCCCACGGTGAAGGCACTGTATGCGTACCTGTCGTCGGGCGAGAACCAGCTGAGCTTTCTCGAGGGTGACCGTATCGCGCTGGTGGGCGATCGGGCCAAGGGCTGGCAGTTTGGGGAAAACCTACGCACGCAAAAGTTTGGCTGGTTCCCGATAGCCTACACTGAGACCGAGCGGGACGATAAGGAAAG CATCAGCGAGTGGGTTAAGGCTCCACCGAGTGACATTGAGCTGGACCATACGCCGGACACTTCGCTCGAGAGTACGCTGGTCGATGACAGTCTGACGAAGATGTCGGGATCGTACCACGGTGGGGAGGATGCATCTCCAACACGCATGTTCGGTGACACGATCCAGTACCGGCAGTCGAAGCAATTCCGGCGTCTGTCCCGCGGTGAGAAGCCACCGAAGCCAGGACCACCGCCACAGTTGCCGGCACCCGTACCGACACCGGTCGTACCGAACAGCTACAACGGTGGCAAACAGCAGCGTCACGATGGAGCTTCCGGATCCGGCGGATCAGGTGGAATTCCACAGTCGAACAGCTTCTCGTCGGCAGGTGTACCACCGATGACGTCGGATAAACGCAAATCAGGCTCGGCCACGATGAACTTCAGCAAGCCG CCATCGAGCAGCAATCCGAAGCAAAAGCGGCAGAGTAACGGAATGGCCAGTGCCTCGCTGCATAGCAGCAACGACAGTGGATTCTCCAACGAGCCACAACCGCAACCGGAAGCCGATCTGTATTCGGACGAGGAACCAGTGAATCGAGTGCCAATAAG ATCTGCCCGCTCGGAGAAGAACCTGCTGAACGACCAGTCGACCATGACTCGCCAAGGTGGTCGCGATAGCAGCGTACCTTCACCACGCTACCACGATGAGGATGATATCTACGGCACGATTGTGCCACCCCGGCCACGGCACCAGAGCCAGATGATGATGCGGCAGGCCAACAGCTACGGCAACATTGCGGAAAGCAACTCGGGAACGCTCGAGTACGGGTATCGCTCGCGCAATCGGATGTCCTCGGAAAACCATCCCAACCAGAGCGACTCGCAGAAGATAAAGCGCACGAAATCGTTCTGGAAGTTCTCCAAGTCCGAGGACCACATCCTGGAAGGGATGGCCATGTGGAAGCACAACGACATCATACCGACGGGGCGTGAAAAGCGCGAGATGGAGAAGAAGGAGGCCACGCTGAAGCGTAACATGCGCAAGAAGGAGCAGATCGAGAAGCAGAAGCAGAAGGAAATGATTGCGGCCAAGGCAGAAGaggaacagcagcaacagcaacagcagcagcagcgtcgtAAAGATAACTCCCGAGGTAACGCCAACGGCATGCTGGACACCGAAAGTAACACAAGCACGCTCGTTCGGAGCAATAATCGGGAgtcgcgtgaacgcgatcgaGATCTTCGTGAACCGGCACGCGAACGGCCGCACAGTATCGCACTGATGCCGGAGCAGGAAAAGTTCCCGATCACCAAATCGGACATCGACAAGCGCATCTCGAAGATTGACCAggagttccaccagcagcagaagaaggcGAGCCGCGGTGGACAGGACGAGGAGCGTGGCGGAGGCCGTACGGGTCGTGATCGGAGTGGTGGAGATCGTAAGCAGTCGAAGGGTGGTGGTAAAAATGacaccaacaacaataacCGCCATAGTTACGCCGGGGAACATCTGCACCGACAGCACCAGGAGCAGGAACTGTACGGCGAGGCACCGATGGGTGGGAAGCAGGGCAAGCAGGACAAGTATCGCACGACGGAGCGTGAGACGAACAAGAACCGGAACAATGATGCACTGAACAAGTACTACCAGGATCAGACGTTCGATGACTTCTCGATTATTCCGGCTGACTCGATCATGATGCAGGACACCAGCTTctacgatgatgatggcatgATGGATGACATGATGCTGATGAAGACGGTGCGGCGCAAGGAGATCTTGAAGCAGTACTACTCGAGTGGCACCGATACGGAGCGCAACTCGTCCAGCTCCGATCCGTACGATTGTATCGTTGTGGATGACCATCTGGTGGCAAAGTCGGGCCGGAAAGCGAACGGTGCCGATGGTTCCATGATGCGCATGATGACTGACAGGCGTGGCGACAAGAAGGATCGCGGCATGTCCGATGACAAGATGGCATTCTCCACATTCCGCGGCGGTGTCTCGGGTGGTAATGGAGGCCGGGGTCAGctggacgatgatgacgatgatacGATGATGGCCTCGATGACACTGGATGACGAGTTGATGGAGgaggaacagcagcagcagcaacagcagcagcaacaatctCGCCAGCAGCAGACCCGCGATCGTCGTACGAAGAGCTCCAAGGGTAATCTGGCCGAGTCGAAGTATGAGTCGGAGCAGGAGTCTCGCATCAGTGCCAAGATGCAAAACAAcggtcagcagcagcaccaacagcagcagcatcagcagcagcaccagcagaagCGCAAGTCCACCAAATCGATCGCCTCGGACGGTAAGGCGTACGGGCCATGGTATGACCTCTGGGGTGCGGATAGCTCAGTCCACAACCAGAAGCTGTAA